A genomic segment from Bradyrhizobium diazoefficiens USDA 110 encodes:
- a CDS encoding IS110 family transposase, translated as MKLNGDANKTTNKVLNAIFVSVELSRKTWLVTSLVPGTGEKLSRHTVMGGDIAGLLERLARLKQKALDRTDQSYPIIVIQEAGLDGFWVHRVLQAQGHESHIVDAASIAVSRRRRRIKTDRLDGETLIRALLAFERGEPRVCSMLRVPSPDDEDRRRITRERMVLMQERIQHSNRIKGLLFSQGVTDYDPLRRGRRERFEAVRTGDGRDLPQHMKRQFDRDQGIGKSGNTRLRSTLLEMAWLWLRHQPGSALSRWFNERVAQNGGRFKKVMITALARKLIVALWKYVSAGVVIEGAIVRP; from the coding sequence ATGAAATTAAATGGAGATGCTAACAAGACGACGAACAAAGTACTGAACGCAATCTTCGTCTCTGTCGAATTGAGCCGGAAGACTTGGCTCGTCACATCGCTGGTGCCGGGAACGGGGGAGAAGCTGTCACGTCACACAGTGATGGGTGGTGACATTGCGGGGCTTTTGGAACGTCTCGCCCGACTGAAGCAGAAGGCATTGGACAGAACCGACCAATCCTATCCCATCATCGTCATTCAAGAAGCTGGACTCGACGGCTTTTGGGTCCATCGGGTTCTGCAGGCCCAAGGGCACGAGAGCCATATTGTTGACGCCGCCTCGATCGCAGTTTCGCGGCGTCGTCGCCGGATCAAGACAGACCGGCTGGATGGAGAGACCCTCATCCGAGCCTTGCTGGCCTTTGAGCGAGGCGAGCCGCGTGTTTGCTCGATGCTGCGTGTGCCCTCGCCCGACGACGAGGACCGTCGCCGCATAACACGCGAACGCATGGTGCTGATGCAGGAGCGAATCCAGCATAGCAACCGAATCAAGGGCCTTCTCTTCTCGCAGGGCGTCACCGATTACGATCCACTCCGGCGTGGTCGGCGCGAGCGGTTCGAGGCTGTGCGAACCGGTGATGGACGAGATCTCCCGCAGCATATGAAGCGCCAGTTCGACCGGGATCAAGGAATCGGAAAGTCCGGAAACACGCGCCTGCGCTCCACACTGCTGGAGATGGCTTGGCTTTGGTTGCGTCATCAGCCCGGCTCGGCGCTCAGCCGATGGTTCAACGAGCGTGTCGCCCAGAATGGCGGCCGCTTCAAGAAAGTCATGATCACGGCATTGGCGCGCAAGCTCATCGTGGCTCTGTGGAAATACGTTAGCGCCGGAGTTGTGATCGAAGGCGCCATCGTTCGGCCATGA
- a CDS encoding DUF2493 domain-containing protein — MTTDHDDDLEPHQSSSPTDQVLQELQLFGYRPFHDEPDPRRLPEARVLAGSIVDIFDALVVELSDTRLEPDLEDLLWSTVNVFHRASDRIERELDGNELAQQRSQREQDGSEVKSVELERLTAEGQTLIERRNAFELMRDQAADEFERHTHSVWRPRNGSRVNHRNLTSAMIDSRDFLVAKKRADNQVLMPPGPKVALTGGLDFNDHRLIWAKLDQVHAKHADMVLLHGGSPKGAELIAAKWAGNRKVPQIAFKPDWTKHAKAAPFKRNDAMLETLPIGVIHFPGTGIQDNLADKAKKLGIPVWRFGGA, encoded by the coding sequence ATGACCACCGACCACGACGACGATCTCGAGCCGCACCAAAGCTCATCCCCAACCGACCAAGTGCTCCAGGAACTCCAGCTCTTTGGCTACCGTCCCTTCCACGATGAGCCCGATCCCCGGCGGCTCCCTGAAGCGCGAGTCCTCGCCGGCAGCATCGTCGACATCTTCGATGCCCTCGTGGTGGAGCTGTCCGATACCCGTCTTGAGCCCGACCTCGAGGACCTGCTCTGGTCGACGGTGAACGTCTTCCACCGCGCCAGCGACAGGATCGAACGAGAGCTCGACGGCAATGAACTGGCCCAGCAGCGCTCCCAGCGCGAACAGGACGGCAGCGAGGTGAAATCCGTCGAATTGGAGCGCCTGACGGCGGAAGGTCAAACACTGATCGAGCGACGCAACGCCTTCGAGCTGATGCGCGACCAGGCCGCCGACGAGTTCGAACGCCACACCCATTCCGTCTGGCGGCCGCGCAACGGGTCGAGGGTCAACCACCGCAATCTGACCTCCGCGATGATCGACAGCCGCGACTTCCTGGTCGCGAAGAAGCGCGCCGACAATCAGGTGCTCATGCCGCCCGGACCGAAAGTCGCGCTGACCGGTGGTCTCGACTTCAACGATCACCGGTTGATCTGGGCCAAGCTGGACCAGGTGCACGCCAAGCATGCGGACATGGTGTTGCTGCACGGCGGATCCCCCAAGGGCGCCGAGTTGATCGCCGCCAAGTGGGCCGGCAATCGCAAGGTTCCGCAGATCGCCTTCAAGCCCGACTGGACGAAGCATGCCAAGGCCGCGCCGTTCAAGCGCAACGATGCGATGCTGGAGACGCTACCCATCGGCGTGATTCACTTCCCCGGTACCGGTATCCAGGACAATCTGGCCGACAAGGCGAAGAAGCTCGGCATCCCGGTCTGGAGGTTTGGCGGCGCGTAA
- a CDS encoding RNA polymerase sigma factor, translated as MLPGGVGWNDILHKAIARVLDGSRPWPPDVPILAFLSGVMRSICNDHWRRARLEQRLLVSRDDPDQRSWPGDEADEEPDPERILAAAQKLANVYRLFEADPRALKIIAGMADGLTAREICKVHDMSELDYDTTRRRMRRTLLRHQQNWSK; from the coding sequence ATGCTGCCGGGAGGAGTTGGCTGGAACGACATCCTCCACAAGGCGATCGCACGCGTTCTCGACGGCTCGCGCCCCTGGCCGCCAGACGTACCCATTCTTGCGTTTCTGTCGGGTGTCATGCGCAGTATCTGCAACGACCATTGGCGGCGTGCGCGGCTCGAGCAAAGGCTGCTTGTGAGCCGAGATGATCCGGACCAGAGAAGCTGGCCCGGTGACGAGGCCGATGAGGAGCCCGATCCGGAGCGGATCCTGGCCGCCGCCCAGAAGTTGGCCAACGTCTATCGGCTGTTCGAAGCCGATCCCCGGGCGCTGAAGATCATTGCGGGCATGGCCGATGGCCTGACGGCCAGAGAAATCTGCAAGGTCCATGATATGTCCGAGCTCGACTACGACACGACGCGACGGCGGATGCGGCGCACCCTGCTGCGCCATCAACAAAACTGGAGTAAGTGA
- a CDS encoding GNAT family N-acetyltransferase: MSKDEVIFRRFAPADTDNVWHLHTTASQDVGVCSPEGTWGDDLRNIGEVYIKSGGDFMVAHIGSDFAAMGGLKPLDNDVVELKRMRVHPSFQRRGLGRRILRELESRAVALEFKQIVLDTTTIQVGAQRLYESTGYVRRREGILDGYAVIFYEKRLTGRDEFSMPGK, translated from the coding sequence ATGTCTAAGGACGAAGTGATCTTTCGTCGGTTCGCGCCAGCGGACACCGATAATGTCTGGCATCTGCATACAACCGCGTCGCAGGATGTTGGTGTATGTAGTCCGGAAGGGACATGGGGCGATGATCTACGGAATATCGGGGAGGTCTACATCAAGTCAGGCGGCGACTTCATGGTTGCGCATATCGGTTCCGATTTCGCTGCCATGGGTGGCTTGAAACCGCTTGACAATGACGTCGTAGAATTGAAGCGCATGCGGGTCCATCCCTCCTTTCAACGACGGGGGCTTGGAAGACGGATTCTTCGTGAGTTGGAATCGCGAGCCGTTGCGCTGGAATTCAAGCAGATCGTGCTCGACACGACAACGATCCAGGTAGGGGCTCAAAGACTCTATGAGAGCACTGGCTATGTTCGCCGCAGAGAAGGGATACTGGACGGATATGCGGTGATCTTTTACGAGAAGCGGCTCACCGGTCGGGACGAGTTCTCTATGCCAGGTAAGTAA